GGATGCCTCGACGCAGAAGCTGCTCAATCGTGGTGCGCGCCTGACCGAATTGCTCAAGCAGGGCCAGTACAGCCCGATGCCGTTCGAAGAGCAGACGGTGTCGATCTTCGCGGGCACGCAAGGCTTCCTCGATACCGTGCCGGTCAACGCCGTCGTCCGCTACGAGCAAGCGATGCTGACCGCGATGCGCACCGACCACGCCGATCTCCTCACCGACATTCGCGAAAAGCGCGATCTGTCGAAGGAGACGACCGAAGCGCTGAAGACCGCGCTGGGTGCGTTTTCGAAGACGTTCGCGTAAACGCAATGGCGTTGACGTACCTTGCACGGATCAGCCTGAAGTCGGGCGATTTCGACGCGGCACAATCTGCCGTCGCCGCAATCGTCACGCAGACGCAGGCGGAAGAAGGGTGCGAGCGGTTCGATCCGCATCCTGCGGCGGACGGATCGCCAACGCTGTACATCTACGAACGCTGGCACGACCGTGCCGCGTTCGATTTTCACCACGCGCAACCCTACACGCGCGCGGTGTTCAAACAGTATGAGGATTGGCTCGCCGAGCCCGTCCACATGACCGAACTCGGGGACGGATTGGCGTAACATGGCAAGCCTTAAAGCCCTCAAGATCCGCATCGGCTCGGTGAAGTCGACGCAGAAGATCACCAAGGCGATGAAGATGGTCGCCGCTGCAAAACTGCGCCGTGCGCAGGAGGCCGCGGTCGCCGGGCGTCCCTATGCCGAACGGCTCGAAGCCGTGATGGCGAGCCTCGCGTCGAAAGTGTCGGTTAGCGAATCCTCGCCCAAGCTGCTCGCGGGCACCGGCAAGGACCAGACGCACCTCATCATCATCGCGACCTCCGAGCGCGGTCTCGCTGGCGCGTTCAACTCGAACATCGTTCGCGCCGCCCGCCGCAAGGCCGAGGAGCTCGAAGCGCACGGCAAGACCGTGAAATTCTACGTGGCCGGCAAGAAGGGCCGCGTGATCAAGCGCTTCTTCCCCAACCAGATCGCCGCCGATCATGAGATGAGCCACATCAAGACCGTCGCTTTCGCCGATGCGCGCGCGATCGCCGACGATGTGATCGCCCGGTTCGAGGCAGGCGAGTTCGATATCGCCCACCTGTTCTACGCCCGCTTCCAGTCGGCACTGGTGCAGGAAGCCACCGGTCGCCAGATCATCCCGGTTGCGATCGACCTCAACGCCGCCCCCGTCTCCGACGGCGGCGCAGCGGTGGAATACGAACCCGATGAGGAAACGATCCTCGCCGAGCTGCTGCCGCGCAACGTCGCGATCCAGGTGTTCCGCGCGTTGCTCGAAAACGCCGCGTCGGAGCAGGGCAGCCGCATGACCGCGATGGACAATGCCACGCGCAATGCCGGCGACATGATCAACCGCCTGACGATCCAGTACAATCGCAGCCGCCAGGCTGCGATCACCACCGAACTGGTCGAGATCATCTCGGGTGCCGAGGCGCTCAAGTAAGTGAAGATCGCGCGCGCCTTGCCGATGATCCTGTGTGCGGCACTCGCCGCATGCGGCGGCGCGCCTGTGTCCAATACGGTCGATGCCGCCAATATGATGGCGAACGATTTGCTCGATCCCGCCAAGGAAATGGCACGGCGCTGGGGCACGGTGTTCACCGACGCCGACCTTCGCGTCCGCGCCGCCAAGGACCTTGGCTATGCGATCGGGCCGATGACCGCTGGCGCACCCGGTACGTTCGCGGCGAAGAGCGACGAGCAGGTGATCCAGCTCCCGCGTTCGCCCATCAAGACGCGCAGCACGCTGGAAGCATCGGGGACCAAGGCCGACCTGGTCGATCGCTACGTCTTCACTTTCACCTCGACCGGCGATGACGGGCGCGACAGCAAATCCGCCAGCGATGCCGACAAGACGCCGCTGCGCGTTCTGTCGGGCTTCCTCGGTCGTTTCGACGTCCAGCCAACCGACCCGATCAAGGCCGCGATCAAAGCAATGCAGCCGATCGACGCCGCCCTCCCTGGCGCGCGGATCGTGTTCGATCCGGGGCCGGTTGCCGACCCCAAGTATAAACGCGATCGGAGTTCGATGATCACAATCATCCGCCCCGGCGCAAAAAACCCGACCCAAGCTCAAGCCGCTCCAGATACAGCGACCCCCGACACAGTGACGAGGAAGTAACCGATGGCCACCGCAGCCCCAACCGCCGACAAGCCCGCCCGCAAGCCGCGCGCTCCCAAAGCCGCAGCGCCCGAGTCCGCAGCGCCGATCGCCACGACCAACAGCGTCGGCCGCATCAGTCAGGTCATCGGCGCCGTCGTCGACGTGACCTTCGAGCAGGACCGCCTCCCCGCGATTCTCAACGCGCTCGAGACGTCGAACAACGGCAACCGCCTCGTGCTCGAAGTCGCGCAGCATCTGGGCGAGAACACCGTCCGCACGATCGCGATGGACGCGACCGAGGGCCTGACCCGCGGTCAGGAAGTCACCGACACCGGCTCGCAGATCCGCGTTCCGGTCGGCCCGCAGACGCTTGGGCGCATCCTTAACGTCATCGGCGAGCCGATCGACGAGCGTGGCCCCGTCGGCCACACCGAGACGATGCCGATCCACGCCCCTGCCCCGCTGTTCGTCGATCAGTCGACCGAGAGCGCGATTCTCGTCACCGGCATCAAGGTCATCGATCTGCTCGCACCCTACGCAAAGGGCGGCAAGATCGGCCTGTTCGGCGGCGCCGGCGTCGGCAAGACCGTGCTCATTCAGGAACTGATCAACAACATCGCCAAGGGACATGGCGGCACCTCGGTGTTCGCGGGCGTCGGCGAGCGCACCCGCGAGGGTAACGATCTGTACCACGAATTCCTCGACGCAGGCGTCATCGCCAAGGATGCCGACGGCAACCCGACCCCCGAGGGTTCGAAGGTCGCTTTGGTGTTCGGTCAGATGAACGAGCCCCCAGGCG
Above is a genomic segment from Sphingomonas sp. HMP6 containing:
- a CDS encoding putative quinol monooxygenase, translated to MALTYLARISLKSGDFDAAQSAVAAIVTQTQAEEGCERFDPHPAADGSPTLYIYERWHDRAAFDFHHAQPYTRAVFKQYEDWLAEPVHMTELGDGLA
- a CDS encoding F0F1 ATP synthase subunit gamma, producing MASLKALKIRIGSVKSTQKITKAMKMVAAAKLRRAQEAAVAGRPYAERLEAVMASLASKVSVSESSPKLLAGTGKDQTHLIIIATSERGLAGAFNSNIVRAARRKAEELEAHGKTVKFYVAGKKGRVIKRFFPNQIAADHEMSHIKTVAFADARAIADDVIARFEAGEFDIAHLFYARFQSALVQEATGRQIIPVAIDLNAAPVSDGGAAVEYEPDEETILAELLPRNVAIQVFRALLENAASEQGSRMTAMDNATRNAGDMINRLTIQYNRSRQAAITTELVEIISGAEALK
- the atpD gene encoding F0F1 ATP synthase subunit beta: MATAAPTADKPARKPRAPKAAAPESAAPIATTNSVGRISQVIGAVVDVTFEQDRLPAILNALETSNNGNRLVLEVAQHLGENTVRTIAMDATEGLTRGQEVTDTGSQIRVPVGPQTLGRILNVIGEPIDERGPVGHTETMPIHAPAPLFVDQSTESAILVTGIKVIDLLAPYAKGGKIGLFGGAGVGKTVLIQELINNIAKGHGGTSVFAGVGERTREGNDLYHEFLDAGVIAKDADGNPTPEGSKVALVFGQMNEPPGARARVALSGLTIAEYFRDVEGQDVLFFVDNIFRFTQAGSEVSALLGRIPSAVGYQPTLSTDMGALQERITSTNKGSITSVQAIYVPADDLTDPAPATSFAHLDATTNLNRAISELGIYPAVDPLDSTSRVLTPAIVGQEHYDTARRVQETLQRYKSLQDIIAILGMDELSEEDKSTVSRARKIQRFLSQPFHVAEVFTGISGKFVQVEDTVKSFKAVVDGEYDHLPESAFYMVGGIDEVIAKAEKMAKEA